Within Piliocolobus tephrosceles isolate RC106 chromosome 7, ASM277652v3, whole genome shotgun sequence, the genomic segment aagtgattctcctgccccagcctcctgagtagctggcgtTACAGGCTtccgccaccacgctggctaatttttgtatttttagtagagacggggtttcaccatgttgaccaggctgttctcaaactcctgacctcaggtgatccacccacgttggtctcccaaagtgccgggattacaggcatgagccaccgcacctggcctcctctGGGTTTTTCAGGAGAATCTGCTGCCTCTACTGCAGCCACgcctttaaaaattggaaaaaccaGCAGGCAAGAGGTTGCAGGTGGCTTGACCAACCTCCCTGTGCCCTTCTAGGTACCAGGATCATCTATGACCGGAAATTCCTGATGGAGTGTCGGAACTCACCTGTGACCAAAACACCCCCGAAGGATCTGCCTGCCATTCCTGGGGTCACCAGCCCTTCCAGTGATGAGCCCCCCACGGAAGCCAGCCAGAGCCACCTGCGTAATAGCCCAGAAGATAAGCGGGCAGGCAGTGAGTGTCGGGGCTTGGCCAGGCTCTACCTGGGGAAAGGGAATGTATTAGCAATACCCTGGAGTCCATCCACTGGGGTGAATTCCAGGGAGGAGGAATGACAGGGACTCTGCCCTACCCTCTAAGGAGCAGCTCAGAGCCCAGAGGGTGAGAGTAGGGATGGGGAGGTTGAACTCCTCATTGATAGCAACTTTCCCCCTGAAAAGGGTCCAGGCACCTCAGGAAAGGTGATCTGGCACCTTTGGGTCATGTAATTAGTGGGGAGTTTGTTTGAAATGGCAGTGGCTGCACACAGCAACTTTCATAAGCATCTGCCTCTGTATAATTGTCCCCGAAGCATTTTCACTTGGAACACACCCATGATGTTTGTGGTGCAAGGGACAAGTTATCAAAGACACAGTGTACTTGTCCTTTGGGAAATTACATGCCTACAAGATAAGAAATACATCCGGGATGCCTCTTGTTGGGTTGTTGGTTCCCTAGTGGATCTTTATGAAGGCAGGTAGAAACAATGCAGCCAGTTGTCTCTGCCGATTTGACATTTGGTAGCTGAGTCCTTCCTGCTGTCGCCACCTCCCAAGTAATTAGAGCAGCCACGCTGGTAGTGGTGTAAATGAATGCACTCTTTGTGGCATCTTGACTGGCTTGGCAGAGTGTTGGAGTTCTCTGCTGCAAGATGATGCAGCGTAAGCACTTCCAGGCAACTATACTCAGATTGGAACCTGCCAACCCTTCACCCGGAAGGCCATACCCCAGACCCAGACAGGAAGCAGCAGGGACCTCAGCTGGGCTTGCTCTGCTGACAGCAGCAGAATTCATCTCCCCAGGGCCTGCAGGACATGATTCATAATTCCCTTGGGAACCTCACAGTACAAGAGAGACAATAGTTGcctgtgtcttagtctgtttttttATGGCTATAACCgaatacctgagagtgggtaatttatgaagaaaagtggtttatttcttacagttctggaggctgggaagcccaagggcatggtgccagcatttgcttggcttctggtgagggcctcctgctgcatcataacatggcGGAAGGCATCACAGGGCAGGAGGGGCACATGAGAGAGAACCAAGCTGGCTTTTTATAACACTCTCGTGATAACTAGCCCACTCCTATGGTAACCATTAATTCAGGAATGGGctaatctattcatgaggacagagccttCATGACCCAATTACCTCTTAatggccccacctcttaatactgttacatcAGGGATTAAGTTTCTGTATGAATTTCAAACCATAACATTCCAGCCCTGGACCCCCAAAactcatgtccttctcatatacaaatatattcatttgGTCCCCATATCCCCAAAGACTTAACACATTGCAGTCCTAGCTCAAAAGTTCAAAGTCCAGAATTTCATCTGAATCAGACGAGACTCACAACATGATTCATCTCAAGCTTAATTTCCTTCCAGCTGTGAGCCTATGAAACTAAGCAAGTTATCCACTTTCAAAAAATAGGGACTCTCCCTGGCCCGTAAAAACATCAgctggtggccaggcacagtggctcatgcctgaaatctcggcactctgggaggctgaggcaggatgaatacttgaggccagaagttcaatactagcctgggcaacaatgcgagaccccatctctacacaaaattttaaaattagccgggcatggttgtgcatgcctgtaatcccaactacttgggaggctgaggcagaaggatcacttgagcccaggaggtcaaggctacagtgagctatgattgtataactgtactccagcctggccaagagactgagaccctgtctctaaagaaaaaagcagaaacaacaaaaaagcccaagtgatatagtttggatatttgtccctgcccaaatctcatgttgaattgtaatccttagtgttggaggtgaggcctggtgggaggtgtttgggtcatggggacagatccgtcacagcttggtgctgtcctcatgatagtgaatgagttctctcCAGATCTGGTTGTTGTAAAGTGTGGGAGCGCCACTCCACcctctcttttgctcctgcttcttccatgtgacatgcctgctcccactttgctttccaccatcaggaaaagctccctgaggcctccccagaagccaagcagaggccagcatcatgcttgtgcagcctgcagaaccatgaggcaGTTAAATCTcctttcttggctgggtgca encodes:
- the EIF4EBP1 gene encoding eukaryotic translation initiation factor 4E-binding protein 1 isoform X2; translated protein: MHTLTMGYYSAFNRKEILSHATVWRNLEDIMLSEISWSGKGTRIIYDRKFLMECRNSPVTKTPPKDLPAIPGVTSPSSDEPPTEASQSHLRNSPEDKRAGSEESQFEMDI
- the EIF4EBP1 gene encoding eukaryotic translation initiation factor 4E-binding protein 1 isoform X1: MSGGSSCSQTPSRAIPATRRVVLGDGVQLPPGDYSTTPGGTLFSTTPGGTRIIYDRKFLMECRNSPVTKTPPKDLPAIPGVTSPSSDEPPTEASQSHLRNSPEDKRAGSEESQFEMDI